From one Lycium barbarum isolate Lr01 chromosome 6, ASM1917538v2, whole genome shotgun sequence genomic stretch:
- the LOC132645655 gene encoding ribosomal RNA small subunit methyltransferase, chloroplastic-like isoform X2, which yields MHSLLPLSSTPKPLLYDGPFAASSRRPKCLNTITAISKAKSENKADEDDYYATLKALNSKGRFPRKSLGQHYMLNSSVNEELVAAADVQEGDLVVEIGPGTGSLTNVLVNSGATVLAIEKDPYMAALVTERFSSLDCVKVLHEDFTKCHIRSHLSTVLQSARNSSGVKPQYAKEEAAVRMVDSSLRSSEYRPINIFINFYSDPEYKFKVPRTNFFPQPKVDAAVVSFRLKQPVDYPPVSSAKSFFSMVNCAFNGKRKMLRKTLQHICPSLEIEEALVSAGLPSTSRPEELALDDFVRLHNSIVKA from the exons aTGCATTCTTTGCTGCCACTCTCTTCAACACCAAAACCGCTACTCTACGATGGACCCTTTGCTGCCAGTAGTCGAAGACCCAAATGCCTTAATACAATAACAGCAATATCTAAAGCCAAAAGCGAAAACAAGGCTGATGAGGATGACTATTATGCCACTCTCAAAGCTCTCAACTCTAAAGGTCGTTTTCCAAGAAAATCACTTGGCCAG CACTACATGCTGAATTCGTCGGTAAATGAGGAACTAGTTGCTGCTGCTGATGTGCAAGAAGGAGATTTGGTGGTTGAAATTGGGCCTGGTACAGGTTCCCTTACAAATGTTCTTGTCAATTCTGGTGCCACTGTCCTTGCTATTGAAAAG GATCCCTACATGGCAGCCCTTGTAACGGAGAGATTTTCCAGTTTGGACTGTGTAAAG GTTTTGCATGAAGATTTCACAAAATGTCATATACGCTCCCATTTGTCCACAGTTTTGCAAAGTGCAAGAAATTCTTCAGGTGTGAAACCACAATATGCAAAG GAGGAAGCTGCTGTGCGCATGGTGGATTCATCCTTAAGGTCCTCTGAGTATCGACCCATTAATATTTTCATCAACTTCTATTCAG ATCCCGAATACAAATTTAAGGTGCCAAGGACAAATTTCTTCCCACAACCTAAA GTTGATGCAGCTGTAGTTTCCTTCAGACTGAAGCAACCTGTTGATTATCCTCCCGTTTCTTCAGCCAAAAGCTTCTTCTCAATG GTCAACTGTGCGTTTAATGGAAAACGTAAGATGTTACGGAAgacactacaacatatatgccCTTCTCTTGAGATTGAAGAAGCTCTTGTTAGTGCTGGTCTTCCATCCACG TCAAGGCCGGAGGAGCTTGCACTAGATGATTTTGTGAGGCTGCATAATTCGATTGTTAAAGCCTAG
- the LOC132645655 gene encoding ribosomal RNA small subunit methyltransferase, chloroplastic-like isoform X1 yields MHSLLPLSSTPKPLLYDGPFAASSRRPKCLNTITAISKAKSENKADEDDYYATLKALNSKGRFPRKSLGQHYMLNSSVNEELVAAADVQEGDLVVEIGPGTGSLTNVLVNSGATVLAIEKDPYMAALVTERFSSLDCVKVLHEDFTKCHIRSHLSTVLQSARNSSGVKPQYAKVVSNLPFNISTEVIKQLLPMGDIFSEVVLLLQEEAAVRMVDSSLRSSEYRPINIFINFYSDPEYKFKVPRTNFFPQPKVDAAVVSFRLKQPVDYPPVSSAKSFFSMVNCAFNGKRKMLRKTLQHICPSLEIEEALVSAGLPSTSRPEELALDDFVRLHNSIVKA; encoded by the exons aTGCATTCTTTGCTGCCACTCTCTTCAACACCAAAACCGCTACTCTACGATGGACCCTTTGCTGCCAGTAGTCGAAGACCCAAATGCCTTAATACAATAACAGCAATATCTAAAGCCAAAAGCGAAAACAAGGCTGATGAGGATGACTATTATGCCACTCTCAAAGCTCTCAACTCTAAAGGTCGTTTTCCAAGAAAATCACTTGGCCAG CACTACATGCTGAATTCGTCGGTAAATGAGGAACTAGTTGCTGCTGCTGATGTGCAAGAAGGAGATTTGGTGGTTGAAATTGGGCCTGGTACAGGTTCCCTTACAAATGTTCTTGTCAATTCTGGTGCCACTGTCCTTGCTATTGAAAAG GATCCCTACATGGCAGCCCTTGTAACGGAGAGATTTTCCAGTTTGGACTGTGTAAAG GTTTTGCATGAAGATTTCACAAAATGTCATATACGCTCCCATTTGTCCACAGTTTTGCAAAGTGCAAGAAATTCTTCAGGTGTGAAACCACAATATGCAAAG GTAGTCTCCAATTTACCTTTTAACATAAGTACAGAAGTAATTAAGCAACTTCTTCCCATGGGTGATATCTTCTCAGAAGTAGTTTTGTTACTCCAG GAGGAAGCTGCTGTGCGCATGGTGGATTCATCCTTAAGGTCCTCTGAGTATCGACCCATTAATATTTTCATCAACTTCTATTCAG ATCCCGAATACAAATTTAAGGTGCCAAGGACAAATTTCTTCCCACAACCTAAA GTTGATGCAGCTGTAGTTTCCTTCAGACTGAAGCAACCTGTTGATTATCCTCCCGTTTCTTCAGCCAAAAGCTTCTTCTCAATG GTCAACTGTGCGTTTAATGGAAAACGTAAGATGTTACGGAAgacactacaacatatatgccCTTCTCTTGAGATTGAAGAAGCTCTTGTTAGTGCTGGTCTTCCATCCACG TCAAGGCCGGAGGAGCTTGCACTAGATGATTTTGTGAGGCTGCATAATTCGATTGTTAAAGCCTAG
- the LOC132645660 gene encoding uncharacterized protein LOC132645660 — MEMEMEMVPERGGIGELIQALDQATLVAKQLPTTSDSSQLLQIYSSLHSAHHHLSLFLSQSHHHHPPPQQPHLLPTPSPVLENSVSSAVGDEPMQDDDDDDVNGTEQNSKSSVDRVEEKLRDCFIRNKRPKRPLSPGSAAAEQRQSYENDFPVLEFDPHGTKLRSLELIYQFHS; from the coding sequence ATGGAGATGGAGATGGAGATGGTGCCTGAAAGAGGAGGCATAGGTGAGCTGATACAAGCACTTGACCAAGCAACCCTAGTGGCTAAACAACTCCCTACCACTTCTGATTCTTCCCAACTCCTCCAAATTTACTCTTCTCTTCATTCTGCTCACCACCATCTCTCCCTCTTCCTATCCCAATCCCACCACCATCATCCACCACCCCAACAACCTCATCTCCTCCCTACACCGTCTCCGGTTCTTGAGAATTCTGTCTCCTCTGCTGTAGGCGATGAGCCTATgcaagatgatgatgatgatgatgtgaatGGAACTGAGCAGAATTCCAAGAGTAGTGTTGACAGAGTTGAGGAGAAGTTGCGGGATTGTTTCATTCGGAACAAGAGACCCAAAAGACCTCTTTCCCCGGGGTCAGCTGCGGCTGAGCAGAGACAGAGCTACGAGAATGACTTCCCTGTCCTGGAATTTGATCCTCATGGGACTAAATTGAGGTCCTTGGAGCTTATTTATCAGTTCCATTCTTGA